One stretch of Cottoperca gobio chromosome 18, fCotGob3.1, whole genome shotgun sequence DNA includes these proteins:
- the LOC115023555 gene encoding high affinity immunoglobulin gamma Fc receptor I-like isoform X2 yields the protein MNDASFDTARKVFRELWRLSTLSGMDVLLLLLLGHVHLSSSVGASFPGVLPDSLQFFEYGSFSVSCELFSGSTEWRVVRKLNKGSTNPSSWNSSAASFSFSLTMEKHSGEYWCEDAAGNTSGAVHISISAGSVILEVPARPVLEGHDVVLPCKNQNSQSKHIADFYKDGSMLQTSYRNNFIIRNVSRSDAGLYRCSISGVGASPESRLTVSTQSTVSSFQEDTPSSAPPSPAPPSLLWTVGGASVALLLMVMGLLLCRKHKVLVCVSCGAAEGSAGDQTGSGGDPASATYAVVNKATKSRSADEGDVYSIVHYRSDGGVS from the exons ATGAACGACGCTTCGTTTGACACCGCCAGAAAGGTTTTCCGGGAACTCTGGAGACTGTCGACCCTTTCTG ggatggatgtgctgctgctgctgctgctgggacacGTTCACCTCAGTTCTTCTGTCG GTGCATCTTTCCCTGGAGTTCTTCCAGACTCACTGCAGTTCTTTGAATATGGGTCCTTCAGTGTGAGCTGTGAACTCTTCTCTGGTTCGACTGAATGGAGAGTTGTGAGGAAGCTCAACAAAGGTTCAACAAATCCTTCCAGCTGGAACTCGTCGGCAGCCTCCTTCAGCTTCAGCCTAACCATGGAGAAGCACAGCGGAGAGTACTGGTGTGAAGACGCAGCCGGAAACACGAGCGGAGCCGTGCACATCAGCATCTCTG CTGGTTCTGTGATCCTGGAGGTTCCCGCCCGGCCGGTGCTGGAGGGACACGATGTGGTTCTTCCTTGTAAAAATCAGAACTCTCAGTCAAAGCACATCGCTGACTTCTACAAAGATGGTTCCATGCTCCAGACCTCGTATAGAAACAACTTCATCATCCGAAATGTGTCCAGGTCTGATGCAGGACTCTACAGGTGCAGCATCTCTGGAGTTGGAGCTTCTCCTGAGAGCCGGCTGACTGTTTCAACACAAAGTACAG TGTCTTCTTTCCAAGAAGACACACCCTCCAGCGCCCCCCCCTCACCCGCTCCGCCCTCCCTGCTGTGGACTGTCGGGGGGGCATCGGTGGCTCTGCTGCTGATGGTGATGGGACTACTTctctgcaggaaacacaaag tgttggtgtgtgtctcGTGTGGAGCAGCAGAAGGATCAGCTGGAGATCAAACAG GTTCAGGAGGAGATCCAGCCTCTGCGACGTACGCTGTCGTTAACAAAG CTACAAAGTCACGTTCAGCAGACGAGGGCGATGTCTACTCTATAGTCCACTATAG GTCGGACGGAGGGGTCAGCTGA
- the LOC115023555 gene encoding high affinity immunoglobulin gamma Fc receptor I-like isoform X1, protein MNDASFDTARKVFRELWRLSTLSGMDVLLLLLLGHVHLSSSVGASFPGVLPDSLQFFEYGSFSVSCELFSGSTEWRVVRKLNKGSTNPSSWNSSAASFSFSLTMEKHSGEYWCEDAAGNTSGAVHISISAGSVILEVPARPVLEGHDVVLPCKNQNSQSKHIADFYKDGSMLQTSYRNNFIIRNVSRSDAGLYRCSISGVGASPESRLTVSTQSTVSSFQEDTPSSAPPSPAPPSLLWTVGGASVALLLMVMGLLLCRKHKVLVCVSCGAAEGSAGDQTGSGGDPASATYAVVNKAATKSRSADEGDVYSIVHYRSDGGVS, encoded by the exons ATGAACGACGCTTCGTTTGACACCGCCAGAAAGGTTTTCCGGGAACTCTGGAGACTGTCGACCCTTTCTG ggatggatgtgctgctgctgctgctgctgggacacGTTCACCTCAGTTCTTCTGTCG GTGCATCTTTCCCTGGAGTTCTTCCAGACTCACTGCAGTTCTTTGAATATGGGTCCTTCAGTGTGAGCTGTGAACTCTTCTCTGGTTCGACTGAATGGAGAGTTGTGAGGAAGCTCAACAAAGGTTCAACAAATCCTTCCAGCTGGAACTCGTCGGCAGCCTCCTTCAGCTTCAGCCTAACCATGGAGAAGCACAGCGGAGAGTACTGGTGTGAAGACGCAGCCGGAAACACGAGCGGAGCCGTGCACATCAGCATCTCTG CTGGTTCTGTGATCCTGGAGGTTCCCGCCCGGCCGGTGCTGGAGGGACACGATGTGGTTCTTCCTTGTAAAAATCAGAACTCTCAGTCAAAGCACATCGCTGACTTCTACAAAGATGGTTCCATGCTCCAGACCTCGTATAGAAACAACTTCATCATCCGAAATGTGTCCAGGTCTGATGCAGGACTCTACAGGTGCAGCATCTCTGGAGTTGGAGCTTCTCCTGAGAGCCGGCTGACTGTTTCAACACAAAGTACAG TGTCTTCTTTCCAAGAAGACACACCCTCCAGCGCCCCCCCCTCACCCGCTCCGCCCTCCCTGCTGTGGACTGTCGGGGGGGCATCGGTGGCTCTGCTGCTGATGGTGATGGGACTACTTctctgcaggaaacacaaag tgttggtgtgtgtctcGTGTGGAGCAGCAGAAGGATCAGCTGGAGATCAAACAG GTTCAGGAGGAGATCCAGCCTCTGCGACGTACGCTGTCGTTAACAAAG CAGCTACAAAGTCACGTTCAGCAGACGAGGGCGATGTCTACTCTATAGTCCACTATAG GTCGGACGGAGGGGTCAGCTGA
- the LOC115023555 gene encoding high affinity immunoglobulin gamma Fc receptor I-like isoform X4: MDVLLLLLLGHVHLSSSVGASFPGVLPDSLQFFEYGSFSVSCELFSGSTEWRVVRKLNKGSTNPSSWNSSAASFSFSLTMEKHSGEYWCEDAAGNTSGAVHISISAGSVILEVPARPVLEGHDVVLPCKNQNSQSKHIADFYKDGSMLQTSYRNNFIIRNVSRSDAGLYRCSISGVGASPESRLTVSTQSTVSSFQEDTPSSAPPSPAPPSLLWTVGGASVALLLMVMGLLLCRKHKVLVCVSCGAAEGSAGDQTGSGGDPASATYAVVNKAATKSRSADEGDVYSIVHYRSDGGVS, encoded by the exons atggatgtgctgctgctgctgctgctgggacacGTTCACCTCAGTTCTTCTGTCG GTGCATCTTTCCCTGGAGTTCTTCCAGACTCACTGCAGTTCTTTGAATATGGGTCCTTCAGTGTGAGCTGTGAACTCTTCTCTGGTTCGACTGAATGGAGAGTTGTGAGGAAGCTCAACAAAGGTTCAACAAATCCTTCCAGCTGGAACTCGTCGGCAGCCTCCTTCAGCTTCAGCCTAACCATGGAGAAGCACAGCGGAGAGTACTGGTGTGAAGACGCAGCCGGAAACACGAGCGGAGCCGTGCACATCAGCATCTCTG CTGGTTCTGTGATCCTGGAGGTTCCCGCCCGGCCGGTGCTGGAGGGACACGATGTGGTTCTTCCTTGTAAAAATCAGAACTCTCAGTCAAAGCACATCGCTGACTTCTACAAAGATGGTTCCATGCTCCAGACCTCGTATAGAAACAACTTCATCATCCGAAATGTGTCCAGGTCTGATGCAGGACTCTACAGGTGCAGCATCTCTGGAGTTGGAGCTTCTCCTGAGAGCCGGCTGACTGTTTCAACACAAAGTACAG TGTCTTCTTTCCAAGAAGACACACCCTCCAGCGCCCCCCCCTCACCCGCTCCGCCCTCCCTGCTGTGGACTGTCGGGGGGGCATCGGTGGCTCTGCTGCTGATGGTGATGGGACTACTTctctgcaggaaacacaaag tgttggtgtgtgtctcGTGTGGAGCAGCAGAAGGATCAGCTGGAGATCAAACAG GTTCAGGAGGAGATCCAGCCTCTGCGACGTACGCTGTCGTTAACAAAG CAGCTACAAAGTCACGTTCAGCAGACGAGGGCGATGTCTACTCTATAGTCCACTATAG GTCGGACGGAGGGGTCAGCTGA
- the LOC115023555 gene encoding high affinity immunoglobulin gamma Fc receptor I-like isoform X3 codes for MNDASFDTARKVFRELWRLSTLSGMDVLLLLLLGHVHLSSSVGASFPGVLPDSLQFFEYGSFSVSCELFSGSTEWRVVRKLNKGSTNPSSWNSSAASFSFSLTMEKHSGEYWCEDAAGNTSGAVHISISAGSVILEVPARPVLEGHDVVLPCKNQNSQSKHIADFYKDGSMLQTSYRNNFIIRNVSRSDAGLYRCSISGVGASPESRLTVSTQSTEDTPSSAPPSPAPPSLLWTVGGASVALLLMVMGLLLCRKHKVLVCVSCGAAEGSAGDQTGSGGDPASATYAVVNKAATKSRSADEGDVYSIVHYRSDGGVS; via the exons ATGAACGACGCTTCGTTTGACACCGCCAGAAAGGTTTTCCGGGAACTCTGGAGACTGTCGACCCTTTCTG ggatggatgtgctgctgctgctgctgctgggacacGTTCACCTCAGTTCTTCTGTCG GTGCATCTTTCCCTGGAGTTCTTCCAGACTCACTGCAGTTCTTTGAATATGGGTCCTTCAGTGTGAGCTGTGAACTCTTCTCTGGTTCGACTGAATGGAGAGTTGTGAGGAAGCTCAACAAAGGTTCAACAAATCCTTCCAGCTGGAACTCGTCGGCAGCCTCCTTCAGCTTCAGCCTAACCATGGAGAAGCACAGCGGAGAGTACTGGTGTGAAGACGCAGCCGGAAACACGAGCGGAGCCGTGCACATCAGCATCTCTG CTGGTTCTGTGATCCTGGAGGTTCCCGCCCGGCCGGTGCTGGAGGGACACGATGTGGTTCTTCCTTGTAAAAATCAGAACTCTCAGTCAAAGCACATCGCTGACTTCTACAAAGATGGTTCCATGCTCCAGACCTCGTATAGAAACAACTTCATCATCCGAAATGTGTCCAGGTCTGATGCAGGACTCTACAGGTGCAGCATCTCTGGAGTTGGAGCTTCTCCTGAGAGCCGGCTGACTGTTTCAACACAAAGTACAG AAGACACACCCTCCAGCGCCCCCCCCTCACCCGCTCCGCCCTCCCTGCTGTGGACTGTCGGGGGGGCATCGGTGGCTCTGCTGCTGATGGTGATGGGACTACTTctctgcaggaaacacaaag tgttggtgtgtgtctcGTGTGGAGCAGCAGAAGGATCAGCTGGAGATCAAACAG GTTCAGGAGGAGATCCAGCCTCTGCGACGTACGCTGTCGTTAACAAAG CAGCTACAAAGTCACGTTCAGCAGACGAGGGCGATGTCTACTCTATAGTCCACTATAG GTCGGACGGAGGGGTCAGCTGA
- the LOC115024050 gene encoding butyrophilin-like protein 2: MCKFKRQSQLIVPPQPIVAAVGSDIILPCHLKPAMDVTAETLEWTRFDLNLRFVLVWRDAQTEHPSYKGRTSLFTDELKRGNISLKLSKVQLSDQGTYTCNILDKQSSVELVVGAVSSPVISLAGTDRDRGGVMLDCESAGWYPEPEVLWLDAEGKLLSAGPPETVRGPDDLYTVSSRVTVEKRHSNSFTCRVQQKNTNLSRDAHIHVPEGFFPVQSSSSPLFIVLAVTVAELTEGQQKLTEGQQKLTEGLQELREGQQKLTEGQQKLTEGQQKLTEGLQELTKRLQVETRLQEMTEGLQEKTEGLKQLRDQVKERVEEVEGELAENKKELEAVETEITEREKKFDKPQELLTRKENLFKAQWKLKETKKNYEKLKMKIEQLHCTWKHRSFLITLLGLSQEVGRPRPVMAMVGEDVVLPCQLDPPVDAVSMTIEWARPDLDPRFVHVWHDGQELLDDQNEAYKGRASLLADALKHGDISLKLSKVRTSDDGRYRCYIPTLSQEHFVQLLVGAVSSPVISLAGTDRDRGGVMLDCESAGWYPEPEVLWLDAEGKLLSAGPPETVRGPDDLYTVSSRVTVEKRHSNSFTCRVQQKNTNLSRDAHIHLPANSVGLLV, encoded by the exons ATGTGTAAGTTCAAAC GTCAGTCTCAGTTGATTGTTCCACCTCAGCCAATAGTGGCAGCAGTTGGTTCTGACATCATTTTGCCGTGTCATCTGAAACCTGCGATGGATGTTACTGCAGAGACGTTGGAGTGGACGAGGTTCGACCTAAACCTGAGATTTGTCCTTGTGTGGCGCGATGCTCAGACAGAACATCCCTCCTACAAAGGAAGAACATCACTGTTCACTGATGAACTGAAGCGAGGAAACATTTCACTGAAACTCTCCAAAGTCCAACTCTCTGATCAGGGAACATACACATGTAACATTCTGGATAAACAATCTTCTGTGGAGCTTGTTGTTG GAGCTGTCTCCTCGCCCGTCATCAGTTTagcagggacagacagagacagaggaggagtgATGTTAGACTGTGAGTCTGCAGGCTGGTATCCAGAGCCGGAGGTGTTGTGGCTGGATGCTGAGGGAAAGCTCCTCTCTGCTGGACCTCCAGAGACAGTCAGAGGTCCTGATGACCTCTATACTGTCAGCAGCAGAGTGACTGTGGAGAAGAGACACAGCAACAGCTTCACCTGTAGAGTCCAGCAGAAGAACACCAACCTCAGCAGAGACGCTCACATCCATGTTCCAG AGGGTTTCTTTCCAGTCCAGTCCAGTTCTTCTCCCCTCTTTATTGTTCTGGCTGTTACTGTGGCT gagctgacAGAGGGACAGCAGAAGCTGACTGAGGGACAGCAGAAGCTGACAGAGGGACTGCAGGAGCTGAGAGAAGGACAGCAGAAGCTGACAGAGGGACAGCAGAAGCTGACAGAGGGACAGCAGAAGCTGACAGAGGGACTGCAGGAGCTGACAAAAAGACTGCAGGTGGAGACCAGGCTGCAGGAAATGACAGAGGGACTGcaggagaagacagagggaCTGAAGCAGCTGAGAGATCAAGTCAAGGAAcgagtggaggaggtggagggagagttggcggagaacaagaaggagctTGAGGCCGTGGAGACGGagataacagagagagaaaagaagttTGACAAACCTCAGGAGTTATTAACAAGAAAGGAAAACTTATTCAAGGCTCAGTGGAAGTTGAAGGAGACGAAGAAGAACTATGAGAAACTAAAGATGAAGAtagagcagctgca CTGCACGTGGAAGCATCGCTCCTTCCTCATTACCCTCCTGG GTCTCTCGCAGGAGGTCGGTCGCCCTCGGCCCGTCATGGCGATGGTTGGCGAGGACGTTGTTCTGCCTTGTCAGCTGGATCCTCCCGTGGATGCTGTTTCCATGACGATAGAGTGGGCGAGGCCGGACCTGGACCCCAGATTTGTCCACGTGTGGCACGATGGTCAGGAGCTTCTGGACGACCAGAACGAGGCGTACAAGGGAAGAGCGTCGCTGCTCGCCGACGCTCTGAAGCACGGAGACATTTCTCTGAAACTGTCCAAAGTGAGGACCTCTGATGACGGGAGGTACAGATGCTACATCCCAACGCTGAGTCAAGAACACTTTGTGCAGCTGCTCGTCG GAGCCGTCTCCTCGCCCGTCATCAGTTTagcagggacagacagagacagaggaggagtgATGTTAGACTGTGAGTCTGCAGGCTGGTATCCAGAGCCGGAGGTGTTGTGGCTGGACGCTGAGGGAAAGCTCCTCTCTGCTGGACCTCCAGAGACAGTCAGAGGTCCTGATGACCTCTATACTGTCAGCAGCAGAGTGACTGTGGAGAAGAGACACAGCAACAGCTTCACCTGTAGAGTCCAGCAGAAGAACACCAACCTCAGCAGAGACGCTCACATCCATCTTCCAG CAAACTCTGTCGGGCTCCTGGTGTAG